A stretch of DNA from Schizosaccharomyces osmophilus chromosome 2, complete sequence:
TCCGGATTTTCCTGCTTGCCATATACATTACAAACCCAGGTTCAGCGATGCAAGTATCCTCCTCGAACTATCAActatttgaatgaaaaagcttctttaGTAAACTTCTCACTTAGttcttatttttcaaaggatCCTTTGGAGATCATCCAGCTGGTTTTTCAAATGCCTGTACCACGGAATATATCTTCCTCATTACCCCGACGTTTTGAAGATgtacaaacaaaatgtttGTCCACCCTGCAACAAGTTAGCAAGCGCACATCCTATCATTCTGTATTTTCTATCCAAGAATCTGCATGGTCCAGTTTTATTAACAATGGATTCAACCATCCAATTGCTCCTACCAAAACTCAAGAAACGGTTTGCTCTATTTTGTCTGGGGAAATCTCTACTTCTGATTTCCCCCACGTGGCTCCGTTGGACCAggtttcttctttagatAAAAACATCGCCAACCAATGTTCGTTTGAAAGTATTTCACCCGTTAGTTCCTCAAAAAACCTTTGGTGGCTTTGGGTCGAATCTCGCTGCCCCGAAATTCCAGAATCGAAGCGAACCGCCTTCATGAATTGCACTATGATGCTGGATAAAATGGATAAGCTATTAATTTTCGAACAGAGCGTTCCTACTCCAAATTTACTAACCCAGCAAAATGACTAtcaagcaaaaacaacattattaaacaaaatacGGTCATCTTTTAAACGCGTCATAAAACCGAGAAAGtttcacaaaaaaacatcTATGCTTACTAACTCACCAAGAAGAAGTTGCCAAAGCGTGTTATATGAAAGTAACCGTGCTATTTTACTTCATTTGGCCGATCAAATGAACCAATTATCATCAGCTGATGCTTATAAAAACGAGGTTAAACCATTAAATCTGATATCTGAGCATAAAGAAGACTGGGATCCCGAAGCAACGGGATATGTGAATACTCTCTTAAACTGGGCAAACAAGCGACAGTCCATTTACGATGAACCAATTAAACTGACATACCCAAATAATATAAACCCTCATCAGTCTAATGACGAAAAAGCTTCCTCTTCGGCTTCTATCAACAAGTTTATGTCTTCATCGTTGACTGCAACCAGTGATAACTCCTCGATTACTGGGGGTTCTACTTTCTCATCAATTGAAAGTCAACCGAAAAGTCAACCGAAGAATATCCCTGCAGGTTTAAACAGGAataataaaccaaaaaatttgCCTACCATGCTTGCAAAGAAGATGTCTATTAGCAATCATCGTGGTGCGTCATCAGCTGCcaaaactgaaaagaatattCGACCACCATTGAAGGATTGGGACTCGACTGAGACGATGTCACCTATGTTTACAAAGGCCACGAATTCAGCGAGAAGCAGCCCTTTTTCTCTCGATCGTACAATGAGTACACGTGCAtaaacttttgaaattttaAAGTGATGCGATGCTATCTAATACTTAATATTGAGGTACCATGGAAGTTAACGGGTTAATTATTTGTCTTGTCTAATCTATACAATTTGGAGAAATTTATTGCTAAAACGTTCACATTTATTACCTAATAAATATACTACTTTATCACTTTTAAATTtagaagaataaaataattataaTGAACAAACCTGAGTACGGTCGAAGTATTCAAATTTGGATCATAAAGTCGTAAAAATAATTGTTCAACAAAATTTGAACGACAATATACCACCAACAGTATTAAATTAACAAATTAAGTAACTGCTGTTTGGTGTTTGAAAGCATCATGCTTTCGGTTGGGAGCATCAGTATGACGGAACAGGACTTCTGGAGAACGCTGCTCGTCTCCAAAACTACCTATAGAATGTTCAGTCAAACTGTGTCTTTTAGTGTTTGCGTTCGGAGGAAGTGGTATTTCAGTTACGTTTCCGAGAGCCATTTGATCACTCAGGATTGTTTGGTTTAAACTGTCATTCGCAGAAGGCTGCTGCTCTTCATTCAAAGTTCTTGCGGTTGGTGGACGGTTCTTAGATGAGGTACGCTTTGACTTTTTCGAACGTTGTGAACGACGTGATACTCCAGCAGCACTGGCACCTCCCATGGCTCCTAAACTATCATAAATAGGGGAATGCCAAGTAGACCCGGAAAGAGCCGATCGTCTTAGACTTTCACCTTCCTCTAAGTTGTGAGAAGGAAGCACAATGTTGCTGAGCTCACTGTTCTGTTCGTGAAGAGCCACACGAACTTTTTGGTTCGAACCAGAAGATTGAGAGCGTTGTTGCATTGCTGACATCTTATTATATACAGTCTTGCCATAAACCTTTGTTCTCGAATCCTGTTCTCTTGTAGGCTTGCTGGATTGTCTTTCCAATTCATTTTGAGCTTCTCTATGTATCTCATAGCACTGCCTGTCTAACTGCTCAACAGTTCGTCGAATTGAGAGTTCCAAAGACCTTGCTACAGTTTTTCGGATGTAAGTCATCATTGACGGCTTAAGGAAGTTCAATAGAGCTTTGTGTCTTGACTTTCTAAGTTTGAGCTTGATGTTGTGAACATCCACTTTGACATGGTCTAGCCGAAAGAATGAACCAGGAAGTTCGCGATTAGGAGTTTTAGGAGTCGCCGACAAGGCAAGATCAACAACCATGCCTTGTTTACGAATAGCAAGATCTACGATTCCCTGATCGACAAATTTAGGAAATCCTTGCTTACGCCTAATATAATAATTGACGTTCTTGAGATCAGTTTGGATATGGGCAAGATGAAGGTGAACTAAATGATCTTGAATAGAGGAGACGTTTCCGTAGGGGGAAAATCTCATGAGGTTATTGTTTCGAAATTCCGCAATTTTTGGTAGAATGTTAATTGTTTGAAGGTTAAGGTTCTCTAGGACGATGTCAAAAGCAGGTTGCTCAATTTCAAGCCGAGGAATTGGGAAGTACTGAATTCGGGTGAGAATGACAGGTATGCTTAACTGTAGAATTTCATAGattaaattctttttcaaggatGTTTCTCCACCCTTATGTTCGACCAAAGTATTGTACAGTCTCTTGCCATCATCTCCTAAATAGCGATAGCTTTTATCGGAAGCTGCACTGTCTGTAATGGATTTAGACTCAGAGCATAATTCATCCCAATGGTGTTTGTAACGTCCTTTCATGAATCCGCGTCCGCGGTCGTAAAGCTCATTATACTCGTCTGTGGCAGCCTGAGTAACGGCGTAAccctttttcaaaacaaattttctcAAATAAGCATAACAGTCTTGAAACCACTGTTTAAATTCTCCGTCTTCTTGAGCACTTTGATAGAACCTcttgaaaatattatttagAGGTTGCAGGGAGTGATTGACAACATTTTCAGCAAGCTCTCGAAGATAACGCAAAGAGCGTTCAGTGTGGTCATTCGTTTCAACTTGTAATTTGCCTTGCTTGTCACCAAGCTCATGGACAAATCTTTCAACCAAACCCAGAAGGCTCTGCAGGGGATGCTGGTAAGCCCTATCCTGTTGTAAGTCCACGACGAGGTGCTTCAATTGATCCATAATTTTACGCAATTCGGAACTAGTTTCTTCTCTAACTTGTCGTGTTTGGGGATCATTGAAGGCCTGGTTCGTCTTTGATGGCTGGCCGTCAAGTTGTTTTCCTCTTTGTTTTCCAGTAGAAAACGTGGAAGAGTTGACTCCATCATGTTTCTGAGTTCGTGAAGAATCCTTCTGACCAATTTTTCCTTGCTGTGGATCGAGCTGGTTGAATTTTTGCTGTGTTAGCTTCGAACCTTGACGGCCGAACAGGGCAAGAACATCTCGCAAAATTTCACGCAAATGGCTGTTGttgaagaataaaataaaaaactgTTTGAGATCTTCACGATTCAAGCCTTGACCATCCACGTTCTCAGTTACATCGTTCCAAACGTCAGGTGCGTTCGTTGAAGCTTTGGATTGCGTCAACTCATAGACAGcattttgcaaaagatCACCACGgttctttttattgagCAATGTATAGGAGTCATCGACTATTTCCGAAAAGTGACTGAAGAAGTCTCGGGCATCTTTTGACATGTTTCGTTTTACGTCTTGAGCAATCGATTGAGAACCCTCTGAGATCGCCGAAAATAGACCTCCTAATTGCTGATTATTTGGCATCTTGCCCGACGATAATGCCTCCCAAATGGCAAATAGATGCAGCCCTTTGTGCGTATGCTCATCTTGCACACCTTCATTTGTAGGATACGCTACCGacatatttgttttgtctTAAAATATCGGCGTCTCAATTTCAATCAAACTTTTCGTTTCTGGATCTAATAATGGTcttgattcttttatattttttgttaacGTTGCTGATTTGGTCCACCAAAAGGCCTTTTATTAAAACTTTATGAGCTTGTTTTGTATCTGAGCTTCCGAACTTTGAATCACTTGGTAATATTTCAGTAGAAATAGATACTACATGGGTACCCTTTCCTGTTTATgtactttgtttttcgttACGTTAGTTATGACTCACAGTGATTATTAAATGACGTTCTTTTCACATAGATCATGACCTACAATGtaatttttcgtttctgaATACCTATAATTATTAATATCGATTATATTAAAACAACTCTTCCATACGTTGATTTCATGACATCGCTATTACCAAAAACGACAAATGTCTTGTTTGAATCCAGTGTTGTAAGAAAATGACGTCGAAAATCAGTGTTACTTATTCTCTCGTTTCAATACACTTTGTGACATTGAGTCAAACAACCTTTCGGTAAATGCATTGTGGGGTCTTTCgcttttaaagaaacataGTTTGTAAAAAATTCGAAGAAAAATGCGTAGAAATGGAGGTTGTCTTAACCAgtttcttctcctttgTATTCTTAATATATTATGCACTCTTCGTTTTCTCTTCCCCATCAACTCTTCCAACTGTCggttttgatgaaaagaaaaaaaggagtcTTTGGTACGCGTCAACGAAACTCGTACCTTATCATAGTTCATATGAATTTATCGATTGTCCCATTGTTGCTttgaacaagaaataagaaaatattaatgaaaataaaatcgtCCAGCGACATAAAAAAATCGTATACCATGCACGCTTTTCATCAACACCAATGATAAGTCCATATATGTATCATATATacaggaaaagaataaaaaacgcaaacaaacaagatgATTTCTATCTTAATACACACACAGGCACAAATGTTGTTCTCCAGGAAAGGCGAGTATTAGGCCTCTTAATGAATCCATGACAGATATTTGATAGtacccttttttttttttttttttttttttttttttttttttttagagcATCACCATTCCATGACCGTTTAAACAGATCTCaacaccaaaaaaaaaaaaaaaaaaaaagaagaaaaggaagaaaaggaaaatgctAATAGTGTCCCAAATTCCATTAAGGAACGTTTCCTTGCATACTAGATGTTgcttcctctttttttaatagaATCAGAAGGAATCGCCTGTGGATACAATACCGTGTTTTGCTCTCCTTCATCTTTAATTCCAATTCTCTCAGATATTGCAGAAGCACTAGGTATCCTCGGTGTCTGCAAATGCAGTTGTGGTACTCTTCCGGTGTACTCTGATTGTATGTTCTGATCTTTGAAGggatattttgaaaaaggttttgatatatgttttttttctcccACACCtggtttcattttataATCCGTGTTTTCCACGCCTGTACCAGCAGGCAACGTATCCACTGACGACCTGGGCTGCATCATAAGTTGGTCTTCAGGAAAATGGAAAGCATCACTAGAGTTTACTTCGTTCTTCCCTCCTGTTTCATTCGTTGTATCGGGGTTCATGTACATAAAGGGATTCAACTGAGAAAAGCTTCCTCTGGGGAATGAACGTAGTTCAGGCGGTGCCGATAATGGAAATGATACATTCGTATTACTTGCTTCATAAGGTTTGGAATACTCGATCGCTGTTTCTGCGTTCTCGGATGCAAGAGGTGATTCCTTAAAAAGcatgtttttttggtttctctCAAAATTTGCTGCTTCCGGTGATCtcaaaaaatgcaattcctgcttttcttgttcgGAAATCGgattttcttcgttttccttttcctttggaatTACATTCGCCTCATCCTTTACTGTTACaaactcttcttcttgataACTTGAGGGCGGATGTATGCTTTTTTGCAACTTAATGACAGATCCTAATTCTGGTGAAGCTTCCCGGATACGATTGAGCATCAGAAATATACTGCTAGCAGGTCCAATTAAAGAATGACCCAATACTTCTGAGGCTTGGTTTCCTTCGGTAAAGTCTGTACAATTTTCTTGTCCCTCAGAAGTTATCATGTGAAACACAGGAGGGATTGTCAGTTGGATATCGACTTGAAGCCAAGATTCGTTAGGACCGGGTCTTTCTCGAGGTGGGGCCGCAACATTCAGATCACTTAATAAAGGATCATCGACACGGGTTACGTGTATGGATTCAACTACAAAAAAGGAGTACTCTATACGATATTGAATTCCTTCGTACTGTATCAGGTATGCAAACAATCTCTTTGGAGGCGAGTAAAAACACATCAAGTCCTGAGGTGTTAACCGCAATCGTTTCCATAGACCAATGATCAGAAGAGCGCAGGCAAAATAGTAGAATTCAGAAGAACTACTTTTAGTAGAACCTGAGTTGTCTTGAACTTGTAGAGAAGGAATTAAGCGAGTGGAAGAATATCTTCTTGCTGCTGGCATAGGGGATATATTGTTGGCCATTTTCGAGTCGTAATATTGACTCTCCTGTGGAAAGCTCTGTTCAAAATTACCACTACCGTAAGCCGAGGGAAGGCTTGCTGAAACTGCTGATAAAGAAGGGAAAGTACCAGAAGAAGGATATTTCGAGAAATTGTTTGGAGCAGCTGCAGAACGAATTGGTAAATTACTGTTTGGAGTATGGGAGATTGAATATCTTTGTTGAAAACGAGGATTAGTACTTCCCGGGAAGACATGCTTATATGACGGATTTACCATGGGTTGTTCCAACGCAGGATTCTCTAATGAAGAAGGGGTAGGTTTTAGTGGGGATTGATGTGAAGAATACGTATTCCTATACCTTTTACTTGGCTTTGGGAGTAATGTATTCATATATGGTAAGGGCTGACCGTATCTTGAATTGAAGCCGGGTTTGGGGTTGTTTTCGGAATTGGACTCTATTTCACGCGCAAAAGCCTGGGACACTTGTTGGTTTAGATTATCCAGTTCCAGTTGTTCAGTCAAAAATTTCTGACGCTCTTCTTCTTGGCGTCTGGAGATTAATTTTGCTTTCGCGCGTCGGTTCTGAAACCAAATAGTGACACTTCGCTCAGGGAGGTTAAGTTCTCTAGCAATATCTTCTCGGACTGAAGGGGAGGGATTTGCATCCTTTGCAAACTGACGTAAAAGGTAGTTCAACTGTTCAGGAACCagtctttgctttttgccTTTCGGCGCGGGAGAGTTGAAGGATTGTTCAAAAGAGGTTTCCTTTACTGGAGCAGTTGAACTAGAAACCGATACCCTTGGTCCAAATTCTTCTGTAC
This window harbors:
- the mug8 gene encoding DUF1708 family conserved fungal protein, cell division site, with protein sequence MDYWNQESIDLAQVELVFKELASRLEHLEMDSSNILFRIAVGSQPDKYWESIAFVREFYKNLERKQKVEPDEIRNQVRLLSEASLISCLRWILHRIPGGVITWSTYKLFQEAELRANYPSSGFNIFMKHATKNSHHLNVLKHFLKLMMSLSAKMATSTQVHRGSSLESVAQIASIWAFEWPQMSLQDTLEYWNKCSNACFHLLLCYIRSMDKQDQSGFSCLPYTLQTQVQRCKYPPRTINYLNEKASLVNFSLSSYFSKDPLEIIQLVFQMPVPRNISSSLPRRFEDVQTKCLSTLQQVSKRTSYHSVFSIQESAWSSFINNGFNHPIAPTKTQETVCSILSGEISTSDFPHVAPLDQVSSLDKNIANQCSFESISPVSSSKNLWWLWVESRCPEIPESKRTAFMNCTMMLDKMDKLLIFEQSVPTPNLLTQQNDYQAKTTLLNKIRSSFKRVIKPRKFHKKTSMLTNSPRRSCQSVLYESNRAILLHLADQMNQLSSADAYKNEVKPLNLISEHKEDWDPEATGYVNTLLNWANKRQSIYDEPIKLTYPNNINPHQSNDEKASSSASINKFMSSSLTATSDNSSITGGSTFSSIESQPKSQPKNIPAGLNRNNKPKNLPTMLAKKMSISNHRGASSAAKTEKNIRPPLKDWDSTETMSPMFTKATNSARSSPFSLDRTMSTRA
- a CDS encoding DUF4449 family conserved protein, involved in cell-cell communication, with the protein product MSVAYPTNEGVQDEHTHKGLHLFAIWEALSSGKMPNNQQLGGLFSAISEGSQSIAQDVKRNMSKDARDFFSHFSEIVDDSYTLLNKKNRGDLLQNAVYELTQSKASTNAPDVWNDVTENVDGQGLNREDLKQFFILFFNNSHLREILRDVLALFGRQGSKLTQQKFNQLDPQQGKIGQKDSSRTQKHDGVNSSTFSTGKQRGKQLDGQPSKTNQAFNDPQTRQVREETSSELRKIMDQLKHLVVDLQQDRAYQHPLQSLLGLVERFVHELGDKQGKLQVETNDHTERSLRYLRELAENVVNHSLQPLNNIFKRFYQSAQEDGEFKQWFQDCYAYLRKFVLKKGYAVTQAATDEYNELYDRGRGFMKGRYKHHWDELCSESKSITDSAASDKSYRYLGDDGKRLYNTLVEHKGGETSLKKNLIYEILQLSIPVILTRIQYFPIPRLEIEQPAFDIVLENLNLQTINILPKIAEFRNNNLMRFSPYGNVSSIQDHLVHLHLAHIQTDLKNVNYYIRRKQGFPKFVDQGIVDLAIRKQGMVVDLALSATPKTPNRELPGSFFRLDHVKVDVHNIKLKLRKSRHKALLNFLKPSMMTYIRKTVARSLELSIRRTVEQLDRQCYEIHREAQNELERQSSKPTREQDSRTKVYGKTVYNKMSAMQQRSQSSGSNQKVRVALHEQNSELSNIVLPSHNLEEGESLRRSALSGSTWHSPIYDSLGAMGGASAAGVSRRSQRSKKSKRTSSKNRPPTARTLNEEQQPSANDSLNQTILSDQMALGNVTEIPLPPNANTKRHSLTEHSIGSFGDEQRSPEVLFRHTDAPNRKHDAFKHQTAVT
- the phx1 gene encoding DNA-binding transcription factor, stationary phase-specific Phx1, with the protein product MQQYPQQSSRRQMRKEMEANAAGNSVLPIERDPDSSTQQYDVNSIFAPSYNTYGPPPNNSSITAFSNQELLTFPNVQKLPEGSVREPISKEISNQEASAVGFSRDVNSSLDKPSDSSKYFPLFPETSRTEEFGPRVSVSSSTAPVKETSFEQSFNSPAPKGKKQRLVPEQLNYLLRQFAKDANPSPSVREDIARELNLPERSVTIWFQNRRAKAKLISRRQEEERQKFLTEQLELDNLNQQVSQAFAREIESNSENNPKPGFNSRYGQPLPYMNTLLPKPSKRYRNTYSSHQSPLKPTPSSLENPALEQPMVNPSYKHVFPGSTNPRFQQRYSISHTPNSNLPIRSAAAPNNFSKYPSSGTFPSLSAVSASLPSAYGSGNFEQSFPQESQYYDSKMANNISPMPAARRYSSTRLIPSLQVQDNSGSTKSSSSEFYYFACALLIIGLWKRLRLTPQDLMCFYSPPKRLFAYLIQYEGIQYRIEYSFFVVESIHVTRVDDPLLSDLNVAAPPRERPGPNESWLQVDIQLTIPPVFHMITSEGQENCTDFTEGNQASEVLGHSLIGPASSIFLMLNRIREASPELGSVIKLQKSIHPPSSYQEEEFVTVKDEANVIPKEKENEENPISEQEKQELHFLRSPEAANFERNQKNMLFKESPLASENAETAIEYSKPYEASNTNVSFPLSAPPELRSFPRGSFSQLNPFMYMNPDTTNETGGKNEVNSSDAFHFPEDQLMMQPRSSVDTLPAGTGVENTDYKMKPGVGEKKHISKPFSKYPFKDQNIQSEYTGRVPQLHLQTPRIPSASAISERIGIKDEGEQNTVLYPQAIPSDSIKKRGSNI